One genomic region from Gossypium hirsutum isolate 1008001.06 chromosome D13, Gossypium_hirsutum_v2.1, whole genome shotgun sequence encodes:
- the LOC121224944 gene encoding uncharacterized protein, with protein MNDLNFLDWFCNLRNVLKQEQKLYVIEEPVPNKLVGNASRVEKDTYKKYLDDMLDVGCLMLATMTHELRKQHKDMVAYDMIQHIMELYKGQARQERYETSKALFQCKMVEGTPVRNHILRMIGYIESLEKLGFPLGVELAINVILQSLPYSLSRFFLNFNMKEINKTLPQLLSMLRTAESNM; from the coding sequence ATGAACGACTTGAACTTCCTTGACTGGTTCTGTAACTTGAGGaatgtcctcaaacaagaacagaaattatatgtcattgaagaaCCCGTTCCTAATAAACTAGTAGGTAATGCCTCTAGAGTTGAGAAGGATACTTATAAGAAGTATCTTGATGACATGTTAGATGTAGGATGTCTAATGCTTGCCACCATGACTCATGAGCTTCGAAAGCAACATAAGGATATGGTTGCCTATGATATGATCCAACACATCATGGAATTATATAAAGGGCAAGCACGTCAAGAGAGGTATGAGACCTCTAAAGCtctatttcaatgcaaaatggtGGAGGGAACTCCTGTGAGAAATCACATTCTCAGGATGATAGGCTATATTGAAAGCCTTGAAAAACTTGGATTCCCTCTAGGTGTGGAATTGGCCATTAATGTCATCCTACAATCGTTGCCATATAGTTTAAGCCGATTTTTCCTTAATTTCAACATGAAAGAGATTAATAAGACTTTGCCACAATTACTTAGCATGTTACGAACTGCTGAAAGTAACATGTAA